A region of Ornithodoros turicata isolate Travis chromosome 5, ASM3712646v1, whole genome shotgun sequence DNA encodes the following proteins:
- the LOC135393759 gene encoding UPAR/Ly6 domain-containing protein rtv-like, giving the protein MQVTCNGRGMAVGVVTGALCLMVLCSNLVEGGRVRHCYTCRSRGPLGDCRDPFPYNETTAEDVRGVELTPCASAWCGKLVEGRDDDFDVATERMCLQRPPDDQEERCAETLYRNRRVFMCFCRGDFCNGAFSTLTSKPTTLLGSLLAVHFAMQVISRLLFPDL; this is encoded by the exons ATGCAGGTGACGTGCAACGGCCGAGGGATGGCAGTAGGGGTGGTGACAGGAGCACTGTGCCTGATGGTATTGTGTTCCAATCTGGTAGAGG GAGGCAGGGTTCGTCACTGCTACACCTGTCGTTCCCGAGGGCCGCTGGGAGACTGCCGTGACCCTTTCCCTTACAACGAAACAACAGCTGAAGACGTCAGAGGCGTCGAGCTGACGCCCTGCGCGTCCGCCTGGTGCGGAAAGCTCGTCGAAGGACGTGATGATG ATTTTGACGTAGCCACGGAGCGGATGTGCCTACAGCGCCCTCCTGATGATCAAGAAGAAAGGTGCGCCGAAACCCTGTATCGGAACCGCCGAGTTTTTATGTGCTTTTGCCGTGGAGATTTCTGTAACGGTGCCTTCAGTACACTGACTTCAAAGCCGACTACACTGCTTGGTTCACTTCTGGCAGTGCACTTCGCTATGCAGGTCATAAGTAGGTTGTTATTTCCAGATTTGTAA